The genomic stretch GGACTTTCTCTTCCTCGACGCATTTGAGTAGTGGGATGGAGAATCCTCTCCGGTAGAGTTTGCCTTCGAGGAGTACGTACGAGCATGCGCGTCGTTTGACAGTGGTCGCCTCTTTCGGGTCAGCCGGGAGTTCGTCTCGTGTGAGGTAATTGTAGATGGGTGTCATCCAACAGTGGGCATCTCCAATAGCGTTGACCTCGAGTGGAGGCGGTAGTTTGTTGATGCTGGGCCGAGGGAGGATTTCTTGGATTACTGATTTATTCCCACCCTTTTTCCTCGTGCTGGCTAGTTTGGAGAGAACGTCTGCCCGTGTGTTGTGCTCGCGGGGTATGTGTTGAACTTCCCATTTTTCAAATCTATCAAGTTTTTCTTTGACGAGGGACAAGTACTCGAGGAGGTTGTCGTTCTTGGTTTGGTATTCTCCTCGCACTTGTGAGGCCACGAGCTGGGAGTCGGTGGATATTTTTACCTCTTTTGCTCCTAGGTCCTCGGCTAACCTCAGGCCTGCGAGGaaggcttcgtattcggcttggTTGTTTGATGTTGGGAACGCTAGCGCTAATGATACCTCTATCAGGATCCCTTCTTCATTTTCGAGGATGATCCCGGCCCCGCTGCCTGATGTGCTAGAGGCGCCATCGACGAAGATCGTCCATTTGTGGGCGCTTTCTGCTGGAGTCGGGCAGTGGGTCATCTCCGCGACGAAGTCGGCCAGTGCCTGAGCTTTCAAGGCTTTTCTATTTTCGTATTGTATGTCGAATTCGGAGAGTTCTAGGGACCACTTGAGCATCCTCCCGGCCATATCCGGGCGCCCGAGCAGCTGTTTGATTGGCTGGTCGGTCCTCACCTTTATCGTGTGTGCGAGGAAGTAATATCGTAGTCTCCTTGCTGTGTTGATGAGGGCCAGGGCGACCTTTTCGATTTGCTGATATCGGAGCTCGGGACCTTGGAGTGCTTTACTCGTAAAATAGATGGGTTTTTGTCCTTCGTCGGTTTCTCTTATTAGAACGGCGCTGACGGCCTCGGTCGCCACGGATAGGTACAAGTATAGGGTTTCCTTTTCTGATGGCCGTGACAAGACCGGGGGTTGGGACAGAACCTTCTTTAGATGGAGTAGCGTTTGCTCGCATTCGTCGGTCCAGTCGAAGGTAGCCTCTTTGCGAAGGAGTCTGAAGAATGGCAATGCGTGCTGGGCGGACTTGGCGATGAAACGGGAGAGTGAGGCGAGCACTCCATTGAGTGACTGGATCGATTTTTTGGTTTTCGGGGTCGGAAACTCCGAGAATGCCCGGCATTTGTCGGGGTTGGCCTCGATCCCTCTTTCGGTGAGATAGAAACCGAGGAACTTGCCCGCCCGGACTCCGAACGTGCATTTCTCGGGGTTGAACCTCATTTTACACTGTCTCGCCTGTTCGAATACCTTCGTAAGGTGTCGAGCATGGGTTATTTCCTCGTGTGATTTGACGATCATGTCGTCCATGTATACTTCGAGCATGTCCCCTATTTCGTCCTTGAAGACTTTGTTCATCATGCGTTGGTATGTAGCGCCAGCGTTCTTGAGCCCGAACGGCATCACGTTGTAATAGTAGTTGCCCGTTGGGGTCATGAACGCTGTGTGTTTCTTGTCCGCGGGCGACATAGGGATCTGGTTGTATCCACTATATGCGTCCATGAAGGACAAGAGTTTAAAACCTGCAGAGTTGTCAACGAGCGAGTCTATATTAGGGAGGGGGAAAGCATCTTTCGGGCAAGCCCTATTAAGATcagtataatcaacacacatacgccattttccattatttttcttaacGAGGACTACATTAGAGAGCCAGGTTGTGTACTGGGCTTCAGAAATAAAATTTGCCTCTAAGAGGTCTTTTACAGCTCGCTCGGCAGCCTCTGCCTTTTCGGGCGATTGCTTGCGTCTACGCTGTGCTATGGGCTTGGCTGCCCGGTCTACAGCTAGCTTATGACACGCGATCTCGGGGTCCAGCCCGGGCATTTCTGCGGCATTCCACGCGAAGAGGTCGGAGTTCTCTTTGAGGCGTGCTACTAGCTCTTCTCTTGTTTCCTCGGGTAGTCCCTTACCTATCTTCACCGTCCTTTCCGGATCGTCCCCAAGAGGAATGAGTTCGAACTCCCCGTCGGGGATTGGTCGGACCAGGTGTTCGAGAGAGCGTTCCTTGGGGAACCTCCCCTCTTCGGTCTCGTCCAGCCCGATGCGACAGTCGAGGTCGATGGCGTTGACTCCTCGGGCAGGATCCTCGGTCTTGAGTTTTTTGTTGTTGCAGTTGCTCTTCGTGCTGACTACGGCCTGTCCTTTTACTGCGGCGTCGTAGCATCGTCGGGCTGCTTCGATGTCACCATGGATGGTGACCACACGTCCCAATTTGGTGTAGTATTTCATCTTCAGGTGGACGGTGGATGGGACCGCAGTGAGTTCAGCCAGTGTCGGGCGTCCAAAGATGCAATTGTAGAGAGACGGACAGTCTACGACCAGGAATTGGATTTTGACTTCCCTGGCCGTTTCTTGTTCGCCGAAGGTGACGAGGAGCTCAACATATCCCCATGGTCTGGTTGTTGCTCCGTTGAATCCTTGGAGATCTGATCCGACGTAGGGGGCTAAGTTGGTCTTGTCTAGCTTCAGAGTCTTGAAGAGGTGGACGTACATGATATCCACTGAGCTGCCTTCGTCGACCAGGATGCGTCGTACGTCGAATCGGGCCATCTTTGCTCTTATCAATAGTGGGATGGCCGAGTTCGGGGATCCGCCCGGGAGTTCCTCCAGGAAGAAGGATATTGGGTTGGATTTTCCCCGGTATTTTGTCAATGTCGCTTTCTGCTCGGGGGCAGTCAGTAGGAGTTCGTCGAACTTACGTTTGACGGAGAGGGCCGCGGATTCCCCGTTAGTTCCTCCTCCTGATATCACCAGTGTGGTAGGGAAGTCTTCCCAGGGGCTGAGTGCAGTGATCTTGCCCTCGGGTAATGGTTCGGGGAGGAAGAAATCTTCCGGTCGTGACACGCAGAGGGCCACTTGATAGGGAGAGTTGTCAGGGGGTGTGTTTTCCCGGGGTCTCTTCTTCTCTGGCTCGTCGTGTCTGGGAGCTTCGTTCTTCCTCGTGTACTGCTTCAGGTGCCCTTCTTGGATTAAAATTTCAATCGCATCTTTCAGGTGGACGCAGTCTTCGGTCACGTGCCCGTGACTTCTGTGGAACCGGCAGTACTTTGATTTGTCGGTGTGGGGCTTTGGTGCAGACGGTTTTGGGAACCTGACCCTGCCCTGCTTAAATTCAGAGTTGATACATTCTGCGAGGATACGCTCTCGAGGAGCTGTCAGTAAGGTGTACTCGCTATATCTGCCCGCGGGGCCTCTTCCTTCCCGGAGCTCGCGAGGTCTTTCTTCTCTTCGTTTGTCTCCGTTGCGGCGGGAAATGCTCGTGTCCTCGCGTTTTGAGTGCTCGGTCTCCCCAGCGTTACGTCCGCTGCGGGCATTGTGTGCCACCTGCTTTTCCTCGTATCTGATGTAGGCCTGGGCTTTATGCAGGAGCTCGTTTAAGGTGCGGGGAGGCTCGATCCCTACAGCTCTGCTAAGTTCACTGCCGGGTAAGAGACCTCTCTCGAGGAGATACTTCTTCATGTGCTCGGTGGTGTCTACCTCGACAGCTTCCTGGTTGAATCGCTCGATGTATGAGCGCAGTgtttcattcttcttctgcaCTATGGCTTCAAGGGTCGCCTCAGTCTTGGGGTGACGACGGGAAGCTGTAAAGTGCCGGGTGAACATGGACCTCATGACTCTCCATGACGTAATGGACTCAGGGGCCAAGCTTTTGTACCAGGCCATGGCCCCTTTCCTGAGGGTCGTTGAGAACAGTCGGCATTTGAGGTGCCCGGTTATATCATTGCGGTAGTCGAGCATCGCGTTGACGTTGTCGACGTGATCGTCGGGATCTGTAGTCCCGTCGTACACAGCTAGGTTTGGCGGTTTCTCCATGCCTTTGGGGAGCGGGGCTTCCATTATTGCCCGAGATAGGGGGCAATGCAAATCTTCCTCGTCGCTCCTTAAGGGAGACAGTTCGTTGTTGTCGGGGCTGTGCCCGCGCCTTGGTGATGTTCTCGCTCGACCACCGTCACGATGGGCGCGTGCCCTGCTGGCGTGGGGTTCGGGAGAGCGACGTCCTCGCTTCTTCGTTGGCTCCGGACGTTGTTGTATCCTACTCACCGGCTGGGGCCGGGCCTCTTGTCGTTCGGCTTCGAGGGCCATGATTCGTTCGTGCTGCTGGTGGAGCATAGAACCGGCCTGATTGAGGGCATTCACCATGGCAATCATTACGGCGTCTCCTTCAACGGGAACGGGAATGGGATGAAATGTTTCTGCCCCTAAATTGTGGGCGTGAGAGACATCTCCGTTGTTTTGGGGCTCTGGAGACGGGGTGGATGGATGACCGTCCCGAACGTCCGCTTCATGGGATGGCGGGCCGTCGTCCATGTTGTAGTTGACGAGGGGACGGCTGTGATCGCTATGTTGTTCTCCGGCCATGTTGGAAGGACAGAAATAAATGAGCTTTTGATCCTCgtttgatgaagatggggatagctagttcccacagacggcgccactgatctcacctgatcagaagggccttccaaggtcttggtgaatgggccggagaaggaaatgagaggggggtgtacctgcaagatgctccaatgcttaagtcagaaaaggtacagaatgaggttatcagagtgtgagttagaatacctgcccctttgccatgaaaggggtatttatagtgagcccccagcgctgggccaaggctcctaatgggctggattagctaggcccaaggaggagctgccaggggacgcgtaagaagcgttaagacctagaccaaagtctgccccctggtccaactgcccctatccctaaggcgacaatataggggagttgggtgacgtggtgagtgggatgccgttagggctctgcccgacacaactgaggtgcccgcgacgtgggttgacggtgagtggatggagatcgtatgaggaggacccgctcgctgtccgacacgtgtttaaggggccggggagacgtTCGTCGGGCGGACTGTCGTCCACCCGACGTATCCTCGTGGTCGTGTGGACATGGTCGTTTGGAtgtgggcttggcgagcattgggccgtgccgtgcctaggGTCATGGCCCAGTCCGGAACAGTAGGTATAACTCacgaacccccttatacaagaAAAATGAAGTTTATGGCTAACTTCCAACCAAATAATAAACTGCAGAGTGAAGCAGCGAGTCTTCCTTCCAAACAATGGATTGAAGCGGTTAGTCCTCTTTTCACAAGAATCTTAGAGCGGTTAGTCTTCAACATTTTTAATAAATCTTGAGAGTTTTTAACACCGGGATTAACTCTCAAACCTAAACCATGGTTTTATACCGAGCCAACCAACAATCTGTGAGATTTTACTACCTGATTGATCTCGAATCCAGGAATTTTGACAGGTCCTAACTCATCTGGCATGACTTCAAGGAATTTTTGAAAAAGTTTACTTGAGAAAATAAGCTTGAAAACAAGTTTATGTGTGTGTGATTTAGCCATGTACTTTTATGAGAATGTCCTTATGCTTTACAATATGTTCACTCAGGCTTGTCAAGGAAATCTTTCACATACTTCAAGTCTTGTCATATATTTTGTTTCTTGTGGACACTTGCTTGAGTTCACTTGAGATGAGTCTTGAGTTAAATTCTATTTGATTTCCATCATCAGAGAGTCAAGCCCATCAAACCCTAATACTTTGGTTTGCATCTTTGACTGCTTGATTGCTTATGATTGACTTGTATTTAAGGAATAGTTGTCATCATTGAATATTAGTTTCATCATCAAAAGTTGTTGTCTTTATTAAAGACATGTCACCTATAAGTAACCTGCAAAATATGGCTCCGTACAACCCACTTTATCAAAGCAACCCCCAACTACTAGGAGTCTTCAATCGCAATCAGAAGATTTTATAACACATAAAACTAGACTAATAACCAAGATTATTCTTGTCACAACGTGGACGATCATTACAATCATATAGTTTTATCAATCAGATAAAAAATTTACCGCTAATTCTTCTTGCCATATAAATCAAAGTCTCCCAATTCCATAGATGGAAAAAAGAACTAAACACTAATAAAATAATATAATCATAAAGAGAGATTTATTACAAAAGAGCCACATAAAACTACAAAAATCACATGTTTATGATAAAATCATCTATAAAGAATCTAATTTAAGAGGACTAGGCATTCACCCAAAGGGGTTCATAGGTTTTacaattgaaaataaaatataaagaCTTATAATGATACATAACAAACTTTTAATAAAAGTCTTCATTTTCACCTTATCTTAGCTTATAAAAACACCTCACATTCTCTAAAGTTGAACCCTAATGACTAAACATGTTTATCTATTTATAAGTAAAATACTTCCATGCCTTGGCAGGAAGTTGGAATTGCACCAATGTGCTCGTATGTATTTCCATTATGGCCTTCTAATTCTTGACAACGCCTTTAAGCCTTACAGATGCACCTCCATTTGATCATTTAATTGTTTTTGCACTTCAAACAAAAAATTTGGATCGCTTTGCTGAGTCTTTGAGCGCCATATAGTGAACCACATTGTCATGCTTATGGTGCACTGCGCTTTGCATgttcattgtaatttttattatatttCTTCCATTCTCTGTGTTCCATCATTCTCTTTGTCTCTTTATCGTAACTTTTAcattaaaatattataaaatttGTCTGATTAGGATGATTTCAATATAATTTGGTGTTTTTCACGAGTCTTTAAATTCTTTATTAAATCATATCAAAAGAAATAACATTAAACTCtttaaaataatacatttaaataCTAAAACCATAGTGTGACAGACCATCTACCCAATTCTAATCTTGAACATTTTTAATGATAATTTTTAAATTGACGCTAGTTAATAAAATATTTCCATATTCTTTTTCAATTTCTACTATCATTCTTATACCCAACTGATAGCCTTCGTTTTAATATCCTCTCAATGAGAGTTAGCATCCTAAAAACAACTGATCATTTCTGACACAAACTTACACCTTTGCAATTCATCCTAATAGTAACAACAATATTTATGTTTACAGAGAATTATGGAGAGACATGCAAATACTTGATTTCTCAACAATGCACTTTGTTAGATTTGTTGAGAAGACTAGACATTGTCTAGATATGAGTCTGGAGATGTAAAGAAAAGAATATTCACAAAGTCTAAATAAACCTAATAAAGAATATTTGAAAGCCTAGAGAGGCAATTGAAAAATTACTAAAGGTTTAAGTTTGAATAATATTTACTTTTATAGTGAATTAAGTCTCCCGAGGAGGATAGAAAGAAAAATCTATATGATAAGAAAGATTAGATGTAATTAATTAGAAAAGTATCACCCATTTATTTTggctttttttaaaaatgatttttataatgttacatattttagtgtaaaaaaaatttataaagaaatttttcataaaagtttcaaataaaagtttggtttgaatagttattcttaaaatgttattttaggtatttcatcattttatcgaaactttttttgaatatcaaatttttaaaaaatcacttaattttgaaactatttcaaatagtttttcataaaaatcatttttaagatacaattttttgaaaaaattatgattttgactatgttttgatcttcaataacgtatatttatgttatagaatgaacaattcaatcttttaatttataaaaaacaaatttagaaaaacttttaatattttgaaaaatatttttgtaaaattcattttcaaaaatacaaagaaaaaatccatcTTTTTAAAGCTAAAATATCAGAggtattttaattttttttaatagattgatccttaatttttttttaataatttgATACTTTCGGGTGATTTCTAAATCATTTTTCTCACATTTTGAACATTTATAAATGTATGATTGTTGTATTTTTTATTGCACTTCATCATTTTCATATCACTCAAAATAATTGCATCCACATATTTAATAATTTAAAGAACTAATTGTTACAAAAAAATTTAAAGGACCAATCTATAAAAAAAATAACTTAAAGAAACTCTGGTGTAATTTTGTCAAATGAACTAATATaaaattatatgagtgtatattttttttctcctttATTTACTTTTTTTAGATTATTTTCGAATGCTTTTTGATCAAACATTTTTCCAAAATTGAAGAAAAATTCTTTGACAAATTAAACCACTTTGTTATTTTGTTTTCTAATACCTCTAACCTTGTGTTCCATGTTTTTACTTGGACaaattgaaataataattattttattttggAGTACAATTATGTTAAGAATCTCAAATCGCAAAATATATTGTCTAAACATGTCCTTATAATTATGAGTAATTCTCACCATACAAGCTGGTTTTGTATGATTGAGTTAGAcccaaccacatttcttaaccGATTAAAAGTGTTAATGTTGATGAGTCATCATGAGGAGAAACATCCATATTAGGTCAAAGACTCACCTAAAGATCAAAGACTCACTCAAACAAGTGAAAAAAACACACCACAtattcacaaaaaatattaagGCTATGGATGTATGGATCCCCTCACTTATTAAGTGCTCAACCTCCACTTTTACAAGCAATGTGAGGCTTACACAACTCACATTTGTTTCTTAACAATCTCCCCCTCAAGTGGGATTCCATCCATTATTCTTCCCCCTAAAGCAAAAACTTTTTCATCCACATGCTTGTACCACCATTGATAGACACCCTTACCACGCCACGAGTACTTCAATTGGACAAGTCACTTGATCACCACCATGACATGGAGACTTTTTATACAAGGAGTCATTTGAACTAAGCTTTGATACCACTGTTGGATCATCATGAGGGAAATCATCTATATTGGTTCAAAGAATCACCTAAAGATCAAAGACTCACCCAAACAAATGAGAAAGAtaccacatattcacccaaaaccttaaggttGTTGGTGTATGGGTCCTCTCACTTATAAAGCGCCCAAACTCCACTTTTACAAGCAATGTAGGACTTATACAACTCAAACTTGTTTCTCAACAAATGCAAAGATGTATACGAGAAATGGTAATGCCATAAGAAAGAGGATAGTCAAGTCAAATGCGGAATAACCTGAGAATAACTAAATAAGGTGAATCGGAGTTTGATTTTGTAGGTCATATTGTTTTGGATAgtaatgtaacaccctaaatccATGGTAAAAAAATCTTAATTTTATAAAACATTTGCGAAATTAATAGAACCGCACAAGGTTGTCACATACAATAACACTCAACTTTTGTTACAAAATAGCAAACTTGAATTCAAACACAATATTAAGACGTGGTTGTTCTGTTTAAGGCAAAATAAAGAACATAGTAACTATCTCCAACCTGATGTTTCAATATCAGAGCTTTTTATTCTAAAGCACCAATGGTCGACTTAAGATACAGTGAAACATGAAACAAGCAATGGAAGTGGCCATCTACACCATCTCCTATAAACGGTTAACAACATTCACTCCTCAGTATCAACCTGAGAATCATCTGTACAGAGATACACATATAGGAACATGGAAACAAAGAGGGATAAGAATACATTTTATATAATAAAAGGTATAATAACAACAAGGATATAATTTCCTATAACACAATATTCACAAACAATCTCAATGCACACAATATCACATAACATGTGCAGATTAAATATGTAATGTTCATCTCCTCTACTcccatgcatgtggtaccatcaCCAAATTCATAGTTATTTTACTGAAATCCTAAAACACCAGACCGAAGTCCTGAATCGCCAGACTGGAGTCCTAACACCGGATCAAAGTCCTGAATCTCCAGACCAAATTCCTAACACTAGACTGAAGTCTTGAGTCGTCGGTCCGAAGTCCTAACCTAACTCCGAAATACATGATGCATAAAGCTTCAATCAAATGAAATATATACCCGAACCTCCAACACCAATACTAAAAACCGCCGATTAAGGCTAACACCAATTTTTACGAACCTAAAAAAATCAATATTAAACATTGTCGGTTAAGGCAAACACCAGTTCATGTgaaactaaaataaataaatattcacACCGCCAATTAAGGTTAACACCAGTTCTTACGAACACAAACAAAATTCAACTCCAGTTCTCACCGAACCTCAGGGTGTTATAATGTACACTCACGGTACACTACTATACCGCATCAATATAAGGTTTATGCCCTATCTTTAGCAACTTCACTCCTATAAATTTTGTACATCCCAAAAAATTAGTTTGACCTGTCAGGATATAAGATCCGAAGATCATTTATGTACATACCATAATTCCTTGAGACCGAGTTGGTATGACAAGCGAGTATGGCGAAGTTAGTAGGTCGGTAGCCGTGTAATACTTACTCTTTGGAATTCGGTTAAGGTATCAAAATGAGCAAGATGGAGCCGACTTCATGTAAGTTGGTGATAATCCAGTTAGTGCAAGTCGAACTTGATGACAAGGCTAAGATGCCATTTGAAGGGTCAGAAGAAACAATTACAAGATGATACATTATGACAAGAGAATTATAATTAGTGAAGAGGCGAACGTTACATGGAAATTATAGGGACTAAAGACGTTATTAGCAGAGGTATTTATGAAGAATATggtgttagaacaagatttggttctgcatctataccttgagttttgatgataacaattttgtatttatgtgagaacaattttggtaccctgatggtttgttattgtgtagctttaacaaccaatTTTGCttctgaatatatgatgtgcaacatcatcagtttctgaacaaTGAGTTCTGGTCCCGCTTTTGTGCCAGTCATAAGAAGCTCTGAAAGATGTTCAAAGTTGTTGCTGCAATGATGTTTCTACTTCTGTGatgattcactcctgagaagcttATGAGGAGACGCTATGTTGCTGGTACAATGTTCTCTCACTTcgtgcttctggacgtgactctgattactaagcttctgaagaatggaaagcttctgaagttgtgttacttagctgaagattctgaagatctcaagacaggcgttgaggttatcaaggttctgactgtagattctgaagactctgaagattctgaagatactgaagatctcaagtcagatcttaagtccttgtgtataaggcgaaatcaccttggcaggtgggctggagtaactttgagtttcaagcgagctaggataaaaatacttgtgtttttatctctttgttattaacatttaagtggtgttcttgagttgaTAAAACGCTTTTGTTTTATAAAACCCAACTCAAACCCccttttcttgtgtttttcacaccttcaattggaATAAGATCCCCgattctgattgtgataaaagaTTTATCAACATTTCACCGTGTTCAGTACCAATCCAAGTTTGTATGAGAAACAATGGTTGATGCTAATGCTACTAACGTTGTTAACAAGAATGAAAGAGATCACTACAATGCAAAACCACTaatctttgatggtgagaaattttATTATTGGAGAGATAGAATAGAAAttttctttcttggttacgatgttgatctctgggatcttgtagCCGAGGGCTACATTCACCTAGTTAATGTTGAAGGAAATAATATAGCAAGAAGTGCTATGAATGATCAAtagaagaaagatttcaaaaatcatcataagtGTAAGACCCCTATTTCCCCCCCTAAGATCActcatgccatctcatagctttgcattggcattgggatcacacctttGTATTCTCCTCAttatcattcattgggtttgcattaggagagatcatcaagcatatatgattgtatcatactttattttctttgtttactaaccaaaatacaaaaatatgtctagtataacttttgtttcttttgtaggtagtgtgtgtgtccatctgtgccccaccaagcccacaactagggtttgagaccctcaatgcaagagatcaatcaagaaaaggtccacattggttataaacatcatatatggatccccatgttctttatttgtcattttgatcaagatttcatcaagagtttgaagcttgtttatCAAGGAATCCCTAATTCATCTAGATATCTTGTGTGCTTTCCTTAGTAAGTTTCTTCAAAttttggtcaaatatatcaaggtatacttcattttacatcatcataagcatatatAATCCTCCATTATCCCCTAagagcaaaggaacttcaagtATGCAAGTTGATTTAAGGAAGTTGactagaaaagtcaactggtcaaacctaaggtttcctagaccctatctcctacaattttggtcatatgaaaattattccaagatcaaagttactccttatgacattaaaaacaTCCTTCATGTTGGCCTCAAGATCTaagttttcttggaaagtcatgttttatggtgaaatattataggtcattttgtctatgccctagatagaaggtcaacttccaagatCCATAACTTCCTCgttttttatgatatgaagatgataaaagtttcatgattaatttaaatatgtattattcaacttttcttctttgagaaatATCAAATTGTACTTGCGA from Lathyrus oleraceus cultivar Zhongwan6 chromosome 7, CAAS_Psat_ZW6_1.0, whole genome shotgun sequence encodes the following:
- the LOC127102942 gene encoding uncharacterized protein LOC127102942 — protein: MAGEQHSDHSRPLVNYNMDDGPPSHEADVRDGHPSTPSPEPQNNGDVSHAHNLGAETFHPIPVPVEGDAVMIAMVNALNQAGSMLHQQHERIMALEAERQEARPQPVSRIQQRPEPTKKRGRRSPEPHASRARAHRDGGRARTSPRRGHSPDNNELSPLRSDEEDLHCPLSRAIMEAPLPKGMEKPPNLAVYDGTTDPDDHVDNVNAMLDYRNDITGHLKCRLFSTTLRKGAMAWYKSLAPESITSWRVMRSMFTRHFTASRRHPKTEATLEAIVQKKNETLRSYIERFNQEAVEVDTTEHMKKYLLERGLLPGSELSRAVGIEPPRTLNELLHKAQAYIRYEEKQVAHNARSGRNAGETEHSKREDTSISRRNGDKRREERPRELREGRGPAGRYSEYTLLTAPRERILAECINSEFKQGRVRFPKPSAPKPHTDKSKYCRFHRSHGHVTEDCVHLKDAIEILIQEGHLKQYTRKNEAPRHDEPEKKRPRENTPPDNSPYQVALCVSRPEDFFLPEPLPEGKITALSPWEDFPTTLVISGGGTNGESAALSVKRKFDELLLTAPEQKATLTKYRGKSNPISFFLEELPGGSPNSAIPLLIRAKMARFDVRRILVDEGSSVDIMYVHLFKTLKLDKTNLAPYVGSDLQGFNGATTRPWGYVELLVTFGEQETAREVKIQFLVVDCPSLYNCIFGRPTLAELTAVPSTVHLKMKYYTKLGRVVTIHGDIEAARRCYDAAVKGQAVVSTKSNCNNKKLKTEDPARGVNAIDLDCRIGLDETEEGRFPKERSLEHLVRPIPDGEFELIPLGDDPERTVKIGKGLPEETREELVARLKENSDLFAWNAAEMPGLDPEIACHKLAVDRAAKPIAQRRRKQSPEKAEAAERAVKDLLEANFISEAQYTTWLSNVVLVKKNNGKWRMCVDYTDLNRACPKDAFPLPNIDSLVDNSAGFKLLSFMDAYSGYNQIPMSPADKKHTAFMTPTGNYYYNVMPFGLKNAGATYQRMMNKVFKDEIGDMLEVYMDDMIVKSHEEITHARHLTKVFEQARQCKMRFNPEKCTFGVRAGKFLGFYLTERGIEANPDKCRAFSEFPTPKTKKSIQSLNGVLASLSRFIAKSAQHALPFFRLLRKEATFDWTDECEQTLLHLKKVLSQPPVLSRPSEKETLYLYLSVATEAVSAVLIRETDEGQKPIYFTSKALQGPELRYQQIEKVALALINTARRLRYYFLAHTIKVRTDQPIKQLLGRPDMAGRMLKWSLELSEFDIQYENRKALKAQALADFVAEMTHCPTPAESAHKWTIFVDGASSTSGSGAGIILENEEGILIEVSLALAFPTSNNQAEYEAFLAGLRLAEDLGAKEVKISTDSQLVASQVRGEYQTKNDNLLEYLSLVKEKLDRFEKWEVQHIPREHNTRADVLSKLASTRKKGGNKSVIQEILPRPSINKLPPPLEVNAIGDAHCWMTPIYNYLTRDELPADPKEATTVKRRACSLGEAKRAWVEELHSVLWAYRTTPHSTTGETPFRLTYGTEAVIPVEIRTPTRRTEEPLDEEMNDETLRAELDLVEEIRSEAALRETTLKQKIALRHDAKVIKREFQVGTLVLRRNQKNPREGKLAANWEGPYRVRDKTSNGAYYLENLQGEQLARPWNAEKLRQYYS